In the genome of Dermacentor silvarum isolate Dsil-2018 chromosome 1, BIME_Dsil_1.4, whole genome shotgun sequence, one region contains:
- the LOC125942691 gene encoding uncharacterized protein K02A2.6-like yields MVAAPGVCEDIPHTGIDDKDDLENLTIVLQKLREAGLRLKLKNTCGGRLFTAVTDHQPLLGLFGSSRGVPSQASPRVLWWALTLSSYQFKLIYKPGSMLGHADGLSRLPLPATEVHDSTPANVFMLEQAYPDVLSPAVVRRATARDPMLSQVAEAVLTRSPIPEGGDWGPYTTRTNELSLHEGCLLWGACVIVPKSLQSQVLKLLHAGHPGIEKSKMIARSHVWWPGIDNDMINLVRSCLVCQAHQKSARRIPVMPWPFPDKPWSRIHVDFADIIVSDNGPAFTSSQYADFLNRNGIRRMMVPPYHPASNRAAERISQLSNKQQRLWSLQELLLSQNSHQVSPTTELSCQQQSSHREEALSH; encoded by the exons GCATCGACGACAAGGATGATTTGGAGAATCTGACGATTGTCTTGCAGAAACTTCGGGAAGCGGGCCTTAGGTTGAAGCTGAAGAA TACCTGTGGGGGAAGGCTGTTCACTGCTGTAACAGACCACCAGCCATTGCTAGGACTTTTTGGTTCAAGTCGAGGTGTGCCAAGCCAGGCATCACCGAGAGTCCTCTGGTGGGCACTTACACTATCAAGTTATCAATTCAAGCTCATCTACAAGCCAGGCAGTATGCTAGGCCATGCTGATGGACTCAGCCGGCTACCTCTTCCTGCAACTGAGGTTCACGACTCTACGCCTGCCAATGTCTTCATGTTGGAACAAGCGTACCCTGATGTCCTGTCACCTGCAGTTGTTAGACGTGCCACGGCAAGGGATCCCATGCTGTCACAAGTGGCTGAGGCTGTCCTGACCAGGAGTCCTATTCCGGAAGGTGGAGACTGGGGCCCTTATACTACGAGGACCAATGAACTTAGTCTGCATGAAGGATGCCTCTTGTGGGGAGCCTGTGTCATCGTTCCCAAGTCCCTGCAGTCCCAAGTACTTAAGCTTTTGCATGCTGGCCACCCTGGAATTGAGAAATCAAAGATGATTGCTAGGTCCCATGTGTGGTGGCCTGGAATTGACAATGACATGATAAACCTGGTGCGGAGCTGCCTTGTTTGCCAAGCGCACCAGAAGTCTGCTCGGAGGATACCAGTTATGCCATGGCCATTTCCTGACAAGCCCTGGTCCAGGATCCATGTTGATTTTGCAG ACATCATTGTTTCCGACAATGGGCCAGCATTCACCAGCAGCCAGTACGCTGACTTCCTGAACAGGAATGGCATCCGTCGCATGATGGTGCCTCCATATCACCCTGCTTCTAACAGGGCTGCAGAGCGG ATCAGCCAGCTGAGCAACAAGCAACAGCGCCTGTGGAGCCTGCAGGAGCTACTGCTGAGTCAGAACAGCCACCAAGTCAGTCCCACAACAGAACTGAGCTGCCAGCAGCAGTCGTCCCATCGAGAGGAAGCCCTGTCgcactga